A stretch of the Kushneria konosiri genome encodes the following:
- a CDS encoding MFS transporter: MKPVSWTPIDDKDVSMLNVQEKLSYGLGDFASAFTWASLSLYLMYFYTDVFGISPALVGTLFLVTRLWDAVTDPAVGLMADRTHTRFGRLRPYLLFFSLPLGAMLALTFTTPALSESGRIIYAFVTYIALMGLYTLVNIPYSALPVSMTTDNDERRQLTNYRMLLSYIAFVLISYGTLPLVGLLGDGDEQRGFALTYALYGAITFVVFLLTFKGVRERYVEGDSASHPLKSFGHIARARPFWIMFATSILIFTLMLMPDSAAIYFFKYYLGEASSVSLFLATGYASMVAGVIFNQLVMRRFCKRRVMIGANLAYGVALASFFVAADHGPAFYFAAFMAAKFINGIIAPTMWAMVGDIADYVEYKSGRRATGTTTSAVTFSQKFGMSIGGLLTGVLFSTYGYIPNTEQSETVLVLIKSMMSVLPAAGALGVAALMFVYPLNDHRMADIRTAKPTAA; encoded by the coding sequence ATGAAACCGGTTTCATGGACGCCCATCGACGACAAGGATGTCTCAATGCTGAACGTGCAGGAGAAGCTGAGCTACGGGCTGGGTGATTTTGCCAGCGCCTTCACATGGGCCTCGCTGTCGCTGTATCTGATGTACTTCTACACCGACGTCTTTGGCATCAGTCCGGCGCTGGTCGGGACGCTGTTTCTCGTTACCCGACTGTGGGACGCCGTGACGGACCCGGCGGTAGGCCTGATGGCCGATCGTACCCATACCCGCTTTGGCCGGCTGCGCCCCTACCTGCTTTTTTTCTCGCTGCCGCTCGGCGCCATGCTGGCCCTGACCTTTACCACACCGGCACTGAGCGAAAGTGGTCGCATCATTTACGCCTTTGTGACCTACATCGCCCTGATGGGACTTTATACGCTGGTCAATATTCCCTATTCGGCGCTGCCGGTATCGATGACGACCGATAACGACGAGCGTCGTCAGCTGACCAACTACCGCATGCTGCTTTCCTATATCGCCTTCGTGCTGATCAGCTACGGCACGCTGCCACTGGTGGGGCTGCTGGGCGACGGTGACGAGCAGCGCGGCTTTGCCCTGACCTATGCCCTTTACGGCGCCATCACCTTTGTTGTGTTCCTGCTGACCTTCAAGGGCGTGCGCGAGCGCTATGTGGAAGGCGACAGCGCCAGTCATCCACTCAAGAGCTTTGGCCACATTGCCCGCGCCCGGCCGTTCTGGATCATGTTTGCCACCAGCATCCTGATTTTCACCCTCATGCTGATGCCGGACTCGGCCGCCATCTACTTTTTCAAGTATTACCTAGGTGAGGCGTCTTCCGTCTCGCTGTTTCTGGCCACGGGCTACGCCAGCATGGTAGCGGGCGTGATCTTCAACCAGCTGGTGATGCGCCGCTTTTGTAAGCGCCGCGTGATGATCGGCGCCAATCTGGCCTACGGCGTTGCTCTGGCGAGTTTTTTTGTCGCCGCCGACCATGGCCCGGCGTTCTACTTTGCCGCCTTCATGGCCGCCAAGTTCATCAACGGCATCATCGCTCCGACCATGTGGGCCATGGTGGGCGATATCGCCGACTACGTGGAATACAAAAGTGGCCGACGCGCGACCGGCACCACCACCAGCGCCGTCACCTTCAGCCAGAAATTCGGCATGAGTATCGGCGGCCTTTTGACCGGCGTGCTGTTCAGCACCTACGGCTACATCCCCAATACCGAGCAGAGCGAGACCGTACTGGTGCTGATCAAATCCATGATGAGCGTGCTTCCAGCGGCGGGCGCCCTGGGCGTGGCGGCCCTGATGTTCGTCTATCCGCTGAATGATCACCGCATGGCCGATATCCGCACCGCCAAACCCACGGCCGCCTGA
- a CDS encoding glycoside hydrolase family 3 C-terminal domain-containing protein — MRDVKTLIEQMTLEEKAGLCSGDNFWRTKAVERLGIPAINLADGPHGLRAQGEEQDHLGVNDSRPATCFPTAAGLASSWSVERLEQLGAALGDEARAEGLHVVLGPGANIKRSPLCGRNFEYFSEDPLLSSQLAAAHIRGTQSRGVGSSLKHFAANNQEHRRMSVDARIDERTLREIYLASFEHAVKEAHPWTVMCAYNRLNGDYCSEHQRLLTDILRDEWGFEGFVVSDWGAVNERVSGLEAGMELEMPAPVGERDAQIAAAVREGRVEEAVLDQAVERLLRIIFKAHDARPEHAAFDAEAHHQLARHIARESMVLLQNDGTLPLKNTQRVAVIGEFAERPRYQGGGSSHVNATRVETLLEALESRDARFNYLKGFEIDRDASDQQLEQDAATAAVHADVAVLCLGLPERHESEGYDRTHLNLPANQLTLIEAVTRVQPNTVVVLANGAPIAMPWAGQVNAILEGYLGGQAIGAALADLLYGEVSPSGKLAETFPQRLEDNPVHLNFPGQGDVVNYGEGIFVGYRYHDTHDVAPLFPFGHGLSYARFDYASLTLSADTFDGQDTLTVGVDITNSGDRKASEIVQLYLSDQTQTVPVAAQALRGFDRVTLAPGETSRVELVLTRRDFCWYDAERADWRMPTGTFEVRIGASSRDIRLTQRLEVQGDATPLPVIDRNTLLGDLKAHDGAVRVLREHLADIADELPMLNALMGREGSDDLMNAMGHYLPLRAIISFSSFTEARLERLLKDLETLASP; from the coding sequence ATGCGCGATGTAAAGACACTGATCGAACAGATGACGCTGGAGGAGAAGGCCGGACTTTGCTCGGGCGATAACTTCTGGCGCACGAAAGCCGTTGAGCGTCTGGGTATCCCCGCGATCAACCTCGCCGACGGCCCGCACGGGCTGCGCGCACAGGGCGAGGAGCAGGATCATCTGGGCGTCAACGACAGCAGGCCGGCAACCTGTTTTCCTACCGCCGCCGGGCTTGCCAGCTCGTGGAGTGTCGAACGACTCGAACAGCTCGGCGCCGCGCTGGGCGATGAGGCCCGGGCAGAAGGACTGCACGTCGTGCTGGGGCCAGGCGCCAACATCAAGCGCTCGCCGCTGTGTGGGCGCAACTTCGAATACTTCTCCGAAGATCCGCTGCTCTCCTCGCAGCTGGCCGCCGCCCACATTCGCGGTACGCAGTCGCGCGGCGTGGGCAGCTCGCTCAAGCACTTTGCGGCCAATAATCAGGAACATCGCCGCATGTCGGTAGATGCCCGGATCGACGAGCGCACACTGCGCGAGATCTACCTGGCAAGCTTTGAACATGCGGTGAAGGAGGCACACCCCTGGACGGTGATGTGTGCCTATAACCGACTCAACGGCGACTACTGCAGCGAACATCAAAGGCTTCTGACCGATATCCTGCGCGATGAATGGGGCTTTGAGGGATTTGTCGTCTCTGACTGGGGCGCGGTCAACGAGCGCGTGTCGGGGCTTGAGGCCGGTATGGAGCTGGAAATGCCCGCGCCGGTCGGCGAGCGCGATGCACAGATTGCTGCCGCCGTCCGAGAGGGCCGTGTGGAGGAAGCGGTGCTGGATCAGGCCGTCGAGCGGCTTTTGCGCATCATCTTCAAGGCCCACGATGCTCGCCCTGAACACGCAGCATTCGACGCCGAGGCCCATCATCAGCTCGCCCGTCATATCGCACGCGAGAGCATGGTACTGCTGCAAAACGACGGCACCCTGCCGCTGAAAAATACCCAGCGAGTAGCGGTCATCGGCGAATTTGCCGAGCGCCCGCGCTATCAGGGCGGCGGCAGCTCTCATGTCAACGCCACCCGTGTCGAAACCCTGCTGGAGGCGCTCGAGTCCCGCGATGCCCGCTTTAACTATCTCAAGGGCTTTGAGATCGACCGCGATGCCTCCGATCAGCAGCTCGAGCAGGATGCAGCGACCGCCGCCGTCCACGCCGACGTTGCCGTGCTCTGTCTGGGCCTGCCCGAGCGTCACGAGTCCGAAGGCTATGACCGCACGCATCTGAACCTGCCAGCCAACCAGCTCACCCTGATCGAAGCCGTCACCCGCGTACAGCCCAATACCGTGGTGGTGCTGGCCAACGGCGCACCGATCGCGATGCCCTGGGCCGGTCAGGTCAACGCCATTCTGGAAGGCTATCTGGGGGGACAGGCCATCGGTGCAGCGCTGGCCGATCTGCTCTACGGCGAGGTCTCACCCAGCGGCAAGCTGGCCGAAACCTTCCCGCAGCGTCTCGAAGATAACCCGGTCCATCTCAACTTCCCGGGCCAGGGCGATGTGGTGAACTACGGCGAAGGCATCTTCGTTGGCTATCGCTACCATGACACCCACGACGTCGCACCGCTTTTCCCCTTCGGTCACGGCCTGAGCTACGCCCGCTTTGACTACGCCAGCCTGACGCTCTCTGCCGATACCTTTGACGGTCAGGACACCCTGACGGTAGGTGTGGATATCACCAACAGCGGTGATCGCAAGGCCAGCGAGATCGTCCAGCTCTATCTGAGCGATCAAACGCAGACCGTACCGGTGGCAGCACAGGCGCTGCGCGGTTTTGACCGGGTGACGTTGGCACCCGGGGAAACGAGTCGCGTTGAGCTTGTGCTCACACGCCGTGACTTCTGCTGGTATGACGCCGAGCGCGCCGACTGGCGAATGCCCACCGGCACCTTCGAGGTGCGCATTGGCGCCTCCTCGCGCGATATTCGACTCACACAGCGTCTTGAGGTGCAGGGCGACGCCACGCCGCTGCCGGTGATCGATCGCAACACCCTGCTGGGGGATCTCAAGGCGCATGACGGCGCCGTTCGCGTTCTGCGTGAACATCTCGCCGACATCGCCGATGAGCTGCCCATGCTCAATGCCCTGATGGGCCGGGAGGGCAGTGACGATCTGATGAATGCCATGGGGCACTACCTGCCGCTGCGCGCCATCATCTCCTTTTCCAGCTTCACCGAGGCGCGGCTTGAGAGGCTGCTGAAGGATCTCGAAACGCTGGCGTCACCATAA
- a CDS encoding PA0069 family radical SAM protein has protein sequence MSGGPIIGRGASGNLHHRFDRTRIEVVDDGWWQDDVPASRATEVRLEQSRTAISRNQSPDMPFSSSLNPYRGCEHGCIYCFARPSHAYWDLSPGLDFETRLIARTNMAALLAEELARPDYVCEPLALGANTDPYQPIERQHRLSRQLLEVLLRHHHPLTITTRSALILRDLDLLESLAHQRLVRVFISFTTLEADLKRIMEPRAASPGARLKVIRTLRAAGVPVGIITAPMIPMINDMELERLLRAGLEAGATSAGYTLLRLPHEVRPLFEQWLREHFPERAEHVMSLIRQSRGGREYDSRFGHRLRGEGPFADLLAQRFRLAIRRLGLNRRREEERLDTTRFAPPHQQINLF, from the coding sequence ATGTCGGGTGGACCCATTATCGGCCGCGGTGCCAGCGGCAACCTGCATCACCGCTTCGATCGCACACGCATCGAGGTGGTCGATGATGGCTGGTGGCAGGACGATGTCCCTGCCAGCCGGGCCACCGAGGTGCGCCTGGAACAAAGCCGCACGGCCATCTCGCGCAACCAGTCACCGGACATGCCCTTTTCCTCGTCGCTCAATCCTTATCGGGGCTGCGAGCACGGCTGCATCTACTGCTTTGCCCGGCCCTCGCATGCCTACTGGGACCTGTCGCCCGGTCTTGATTTTGAAACGCGCCTGATCGCTCGCACCAATATGGCCGCCCTGCTGGCCGAGGAACTTGCCCGCCCCGACTACGTCTGCGAGCCCCTGGCCCTTGGCGCCAATACCGACCCGTATCAACCCATCGAACGCCAGCACCGGCTGAGCCGACAGCTGCTCGAAGTGCTGCTGCGTCATCACCACCCACTCACGATCACTACCCGCAGTGCGCTGATCCTGCGCGATCTGGATCTGCTCGAGTCGCTGGCCCACCAGCGGCTGGTACGGGTCTTTATCAGCTTCACCACGCTGGAGGCGGATCTCAAAAGGATCATGGAGCCACGGGCGGCCTCACCCGGAGCGCGTCTGAAAGTGATTCGCACCCTGCGCGCGGCAGGTGTTCCCGTCGGCATCATCACCGCGCCGATGATTCCCATGATCAACGATATGGAACTGGAAAGGCTTTTAAGGGCCGGGCTCGAGGCCGGTGCCACCAGCGCCGGCTATACGCTGCTGCGCCTGCCCCATGAAGTGCGTCCGCTGTTCGAGCAGTGGCTGCGGGAGCATTTTCCCGAGCGCGCCGAACACGTCATGAGCCTGATCCGCCAGTCGCGAGGCGGGCGCGAGTACGACAGTCGCTTTGGCCATCGCCTGCGGGGTGAAGGCCCCTTTGCCGACCTGCTCGCCCAGCGTTTTCGGCTGGCCATTCGACGCCTGGGGCTCAATCGACGCCGTGAGGAGGAACGCCTGGATACCACCCGATTTGCACCGCCTCATCAGCAGATCAATCTGTTTTAA